In the Thermodesulfobacteriota bacterium genome, CCGGCCCTTGGGATCGATGGTATATTCGAAGCGCCCTCGGAAGATCACGGCGATCTTTACCCACCTTTCCCCACTATTACCCACTTGGGCACTATTCTACCGGGCGAAAAAGGGGTGTCAAGGCATTTCAAGGATTTTTTATATGGAATTTCTTTTTGGGGGAGAACGCGGATGCCAAGTAGAAGCGTCCGAGGGGGCCGTAAGCCGGGTTCTGTGCGCGGCGTAAAGAACGCCGCGGGGCGGCCATTTCTCTAAGGCGCGCGTCGCCGCGCGCCTTCAGCGGCCTGGACCCGAGGGCCTCGGGCGGGCAGCCCTCCCCCCGCGGACGAAAAACCGCCGCGGGATCGCCCTCCTATTCGGCCTTGCTCCGGGTGGGGTTTGCCGTGCCGCGGCGGTCGCCCGCCGCGCGGTGAGCTCTTACCTCACCATTTCACCCTTGCCGCCCGCCGGAAGCGGGAGGCGGTGTGTTTTCTGTGGCACTGTCCTCGGGGTCGCCCCCACCGGGCGTTACCCGGCACCCTGCCCTGCGGAGCCCGGACTTTCCTCCCGCCCCTTTCGGGGCCGGCGGCCGCCTGGCCTCCTCGGACGCTTTTCCGACTACCGATGCTGGTCGATCGCCAGGTTCGCGAGGGAATCCGCCTTCCGGTTCTCCTCGCGCCCTACATGCAGTATACGAACCCCCGGAAACGCGCGCAACCGGCGGCACGCTTCGAGGTACAGGGGGCGCAGATGCTGCGCCTTGACCCTGTATTCCCCGTTGAGCTGGCGCACGAGAAGCTCGGAATCGGAGTACACGGTGAGGGTCCCGCCGGCGGCGCTTCGCCCCGCCTCCTCGAGCGCCATCAGGAGGGCGCGGTATTCCGCGACGTTGTTCGTGGTCTCTCCGATGTACGCGCAGAGCTCCATCGGCGGCCGCCCGTCCCCGAACTCGACGACGGCGCCGATGCCGGCGGGGCCCGGGTTCCCCCGGCTCGCCCCGTCGATGCGCACGGTGACCGTCACTCGCCCGACGCCTTGTCTTCGGCCGCCACGTAGTAGAGGATGCGGTTGCAGTTCGGGCAGGTGTGGATCCGGTCCTCTCTCTGGAGCAGGTTGAAGAGCTGGGGGGAGATGTTCATGTGGCAGCCGGTGCAGGAATAGTTCGTCGCGGCGATGATGGCCAGCCCTTCCCTCCGCTCGAAGATCATCTCGAATCGGCGCACCAGCCCCGCGTCGAGCTTCGACGCCACCTGGCGCTTGCGGTCGAGGATCTTCGCGATGTCCTGGTCGAAGGAGCCCATCCGCGCCTCGATCTCGACCATCCGCTCCCGGTACTTCGCCGTCACCTCGTCGAGCTCGGCCTTCCGCTCGGCCAGCCGCTTCTCCGCCTCCTCGTGCTTCGAAAGGACGGCGAGGAGCTCCTCCTCCCGGGCGGTGTTGGTCCGCCGGGTCCCCTCGATCTCCTTGAGCATGGCGTAGTATTCCTTGTTGGTCTTGATCGCCATGAGCTTGACCTTCGCCTTGTCGACCTTCTCCTTCTCCTCCTCGATCTCCCGCTCCTTCTCCCGGCGCTGCTGCCGCAGCGCCTCGAACTCCTGGCTCGCGGAGAGGAACGCGGCCTCCCGCTCCTCGAAGAGGCTCTTCAGGTCCGCCACTTCGAGGGGGATCTTCCGCTTCTCCTCCTCGAGCCGCCTCGCCTGGCTCATGACTTCCTGCATCTCGATCAGGAACCTCACCTGCTCCATCAAGGCTTCATCCCTCCCCGGGATCCCCCGGCGGCACATGCCGCAGAGGCTCCATTTCGTTTATGACGCGGACCGTCAAGGTCCCGCGGAACCGCTCCAGGAGGACCCGCCGGAACTCCGGCAGGATCCATCGCTCCCCCGAGGCGTGGCCGATGTCCGCCAGCGGCATCCCCGCCGCCTCCGCCTCGAGCGCCTGGTGGTACTTCACGTCCCCCGTGACGAAGAGGTCGGCTCCGGAATCGACGGCGGCGCCGAGGAACTCCGCCCCGCTCCCTCCCACGACCGCCACGCGGCGCACCGTCTTCCGGCGGGGGCCGGCCGCCTTGATCCACGCGGGCTTGAGCCGCATCCGCACGGCGCGCAGCGCCTCGTCGAGCGTCGCCGGCGCCGGCAGCTCCCCCAGGGATCCGATCCCTCCCCCCAGCGCGCCGCCGCGCAGCGGGACGACGTCGATGGCGGGCTCCTCGTAGGGGTGGCGCGCCCGGACCGCCCGCAGCACCTGCGGCACCAGGCTTCCCGCCGCCACCGTCTCGATGCGTACCTCCTCCACGCGCTCCTCCCGGCCGGGAGCTCCGGCGCGCGGCGAGGTCCACGCGGCGCCTCGGTAGGTCCCCGTGCCGGCGCAGCGGAACGAGCACGACGCGTACCCGCCGATGCGCGCCGCCCCGGCGGAAGCGGCGGCCTCGAGAACGGCGTCCGCGTGCGGGGCGGGGACGAAGACGACGATCTTGCAGGCGTCGGAGGCCGGCTCCCCCGGGATCAGCGGCCGGATCCCCGACAGGCCGAGGCGGCGCGCCATCGCGTGCGAAACCCCGCGCGGCGCGGCGTCGGCGTTGGTGTGCGCGCAGATCGCGGAGACGCCCAGCCGCAGCAGCTCGAACGCCGCCGACGAAGCGGCACGATCGGGGCGGACGGCTTTCAGGGGGGAGAAGACGACGGGATGATGCGTGACCAGCAGGTCGGCCGGGCGCCGGCGCAGGGCCGAGAGCACCGCGGGCGACGCGGTGAGCGCGACCGCGACCG is a window encoding:
- a CDS encoding ribonuclease HI family protein translates to MTVTVRIDGASRGNPGPAGIGAVVEFGDGRPPMELCAYIGETTNNVAEYRALLMALEEAGRSAAGGTLTVYSDSELLVRQLNGEYRVKAQHLRPLYLEACRRLRAFPGVRILHVGREENRKADSLANLAIDQHR
- a CDS encoding C4-type zinc ribbon domain-containing protein gives rise to the protein MEQVRFLIEMQEVMSQARRLEEEKRKIPLEVADLKSLFEEREAAFLSASQEFEALRQQRREKEREIEEEKEKVDKAKVKLMAIKTNKEYYAMLKEIEGTRRTNTAREEELLAVLSKHEEAEKRLAERKAELDEVTAKYRERMVEIEARMGSFDQDIAKILDRKRQVASKLDAGLVRRFEMIFERREGLAIIAATNYSCTGCHMNISPQLFNLLQREDRIHTCPNCNRILYYVAAEDKASGE
- a CDS encoding Nif3-like dinuclear metal center hexameric protein, which encodes MSPAPVAVRDVWRALDDHYPFAHGADWDNVGILLGDPGRPVRTVAVALTASPAVLSALRRRPADLLVTHHPVVFSPLKAVRPDRAASSAAFELLRLGVSAICAHTNADAAPRGVSHAMARRLGLSGIRPLIPGEPASDACKIVVFVPAPHADAVLEAAASAGAARIGGYASCSFRCAGTGTYRGAAWTSPRAGAPGREERVEEVRIETVAAGSLVPQVLRAVRARHPYEEPAIDVVPLRGGALGGGIGSLGELPAPATLDEALRAVRMRLKPAWIKAAGPRRKTVRRVAVVGGSGAEFLGAAVDSGADLFVTGDVKYHQALEAEAAGMPLADIGHASGERWILPEFRRVLLERFRGTLTVRVINEMEPLRHVPPGDPGEG